The nucleotide window CTGCCCCGGCCATTCTCCTGTCCGTCAGCAAAACCCCTTCATCGGCTCCCAGAGCCTGAGCCTGATGCAGTATTTCTTCGGCCATGGCAGGTCCCATTGCAATGGCACAGATATGTGCCGGTCGGCTTTCTTTGATCTGCAATGCCGCCTCAAGGGCTCTTCGGCTTGCAGGGTCCATAATTCCTTCGGCCAGGTTCCGCTTCAAAGTTCCGGTTCTGGAATCCCAGGGCAATTCCGAAACCATGGGTACCTGTTTGATACATACAATAATCTTCAACATTTGCTTTACCTTAATTCAATTGGGTTGGGACAAATTCAACTGGATTGAGACAGAATAGACCGGGCAATCACCATTTTCTGAACCTCACTGGTTCCCTCATAAATCTGTGTCACCTTGGCATCCCTGAAATATCGTTCCACGTCATACTCTTTGCTGTAACCATATCCCCCATGGATCTGGACGGCCATATCAGTCACCTCTTTTGCCGTGGCACTGCAATAAAGTTTTGCCATGGAGGCTTCTGAGGAAAAAGGTTTGTTGCCGTCCTTGCATGCAGCTGATCTGTACAGCAAAAGCCGTGATGCATCTATTTTGGTGGCCATATCAGCCAGATAATTTTGAATGGTCTGAAATTTAGACAGAGACTTGTTAAACTGCTGGCGCTCCCTGGCATAGGAGACCGAACTTTCAAAAGCTGCCTGGGCAATGCCAAGGGCTTGGGCTGCAATCCCTATCCTGCCAGTATCAAGAGCTGTCAACCCGATATTTATTCCCTGCCCCAACTTGCCCAAAAGATTTGTTTTCGGCACTTTGCAGTCCTCAAAAAACAGGGACGACACAGGGTTGGCACGCATTCCGCAAAGGTCTTCTATCTCACCCACACTAAATCCGGGCCGGTCTTTTTCCACGATAAAAACACTGGCCCGATTTTTCTTATTCTCGGTTTCAGAAATGGCAAACACCAGTATTGTACCGCACACACCACCATTGGTAACAAAAATTTTAGTGCCGTTCAACACAAATGCGTCCATAGTCTCCACGGCATTGGTTTCCACCCCACCTGCGTCAGAGCCTGCATTGGCTTCGGTAATACAAAAGGCACCAATACTGTCCCCCCTGGCCATGGCAGGTACAAATTTTTCTTTTTGCTCTGTGGTCCCGAATTTAAGGATAGGAAATATTCCCACACTGTTATGGACAGTCACACAAAGGCCTAATGCAGCTGACACCCTTGACAACTCTTCAATAGCAATGGCATAGCTGATGGTATCAAGACCTGCACCTCCATAATCTCTTGGCACCTGAAGTCCGAAAAAATTCAAGGGCTTCATTTTTTCAACAATTTCCCAGGGAAACCGTGATTCCGCATCCATAAGGGAAACATGGGGTTTGATTTCACTTTCCGCAAACTCTCTTACTGTTTTACGTATCAACTGGTGTTTCATACAGGGATTAAAATCCACGGACATACTCCATTGTTTGTTTTTTATATGATAATAGCCTTAACAAGGCGCTTAAAACTTAAAAAGGCTGCTTCTTTTGGAAGCAGCCTAATTAAGAAAAGGGAAAAAAGATGAAAAAATCAATCTTTTGTAATTTAATAAAAGCAAGG belongs to Desulfobacula toluolica Tol2 and includes:
- a CDS encoding acyl-CoA dehydrogenase family protein; this encodes MDFNPCMKHQLIRKTVREFAESEIKPHVSLMDAESRFPWEIVEKMKPLNFFGLQVPRDYGGAGLDTISYAIAIEELSRVSAALGLCVTVHNSVGIFPILKFGTTEQKEKFVPAMARGDSIGAFCITEANAGSDAGGVETNAVETMDAFVLNGTKIFVTNGGVCGTILVFAISETENKKNRASVFIVEKDRPGFSVGEIEDLCGMRANPVSSLFFEDCKVPKTNLLGKLGQGINIGLTALDTGRIGIAAQALGIAQAAFESSVSYARERQQFNKSLSKFQTIQNYLADMATKIDASRLLLYRSAACKDGNKPFSSEASMAKLYCSATAKEVTDMAVQIHGGYGYSKEYDVERYFRDAKVTQIYEGTSEVQKMVIARSILSQSS